From Xiphophorus couchianus chromosome 4, X_couchianus-1.0, whole genome shotgun sequence, a single genomic window includes:
- the rbms1a gene encoding RNA-binding motif, single-stranded-interacting protein 1 — MIFAHTGNPLKTSNRKQSYPMTPSSPSSSSNSSSTGLEQLSKTNLYIRGLPPATTDLDLVKLCHQYGKIQSAKAILDKTTNKCKGYGFVDFDSPAAALKAVHALKTSGIQAQMAKQQEQDPTNLYISNLPLSVDERELEKMLQPFGQVVSTRILRDYSGNSRGVGFARMDTTEQCNAVISHFNGKFIKLASGALGPSQPLLCKFADSQRKKHAHSGYVPNGQTGDLRLGAMTLTYDPSTAAIQNGYYPSPYPVTNRIMTVQPAMSPYMSPVSAYQVQSHSWVAHQPYIMQHPAAVMSPSVDPSMSMHPTAMITQQMGQLSLGNTGAYIAANPGVQGAYMPQYPPLQTAAENGTLQQVDSSNNSSPYSQLSK; from the exons ATGATTTTTGCACACACAGGCAACCCACTGAAGACGAGCAATCGAAAGCAG TCTTACCCCATGACTCCGTCCagtcccagcagcagcagcaacagcagcagcacaggcCTGGAGCAGCTCAGCAAAACCAACCTGTACATCCGAGGCCTGCCTCCCGCCACCACAGACCTGGATCTGGTCAAACTCTGTCACCA GTATGGAAAGATTCAGTCGGCCAAGGCGATCCTCGACAAGACGACCAACAAATGCAAAG GTTACGGCTTTGTGGACTTTGACAGCCCAGCTGCTGCTCTAAAGGCAGTACATGCTCTGAAAACCAGTGGCATTCAGGCCCAGATGGCCAAG cagcaggagcaggacCCCACAAACCTTTACATTTCCAACCTGCCTCTGTCGGTGGATGAGAGAGAGCTGGAAAAGATGCTGCAGCCCTTCGGTCAGGTTGTCTCCACTCGAATCCTCCGGGACTACAGCGGTAACAGCAGAGGCGTGGGCTTTGCCAG GATGGACACGACGGAGCAGTGCAACGCAGTCATCTCCCACTTTAATGGCAAGTTCATCAAATTAGCCTCTGGAGCTCTGG GACCGTCTCAGCCTTTGCTGTGTAAGTTTGCTGACagtcaaagaaagaaacatgcTCACAGTGGATATGTTCCCAACGGACAGACAGGCGACCTCAGACTA GGCGCCATGACGCTGACCTATGACCCCTCTACAGCAGCCATACAGAATGG aTATTATCCCTCTCCGTATCCGGTGACCAATAGAATAATGACTGTGCAGCCTGCAATGTCTCCATACATGTCTCCTGTCTCTGCTTATCAG GTTCAGAGTCATTCTTGGGTGGCGCATCAACCATACATCATGCAACACCCG GCTGCTGTGATGTCTCCCTCTGTGGATCCCTCCATGTCAATGCATCCCACAGCCATGATTACTCAGCAGATGGGCCAGCTGTCGTTGGGAAACACAGGAGCG TACATCGCTGCCAACCCCGGGGTCCAGGGAGCCTACATGCCACAGTACCCCCCACTGCAGACAGCAGCT GAAAACGGCACGCTGCAGCAAGTGGATTCTTCCAACAACTCGTCTCCTTATAGTCAACTCAGCAAGTAA